A section of the Roseivirga sp. BDSF3-8 genome encodes:
- a CDS encoding vancomycin high temperature exclusion protein, with the protein MKAFKKIARISLILLACMLSGVAVANMWVILSTDDQVFHEIDSLPETDVALVLGTSKRLRGGYVNSFFAYRMEAAARLFKEGKVRHFILSGDNNTVYYNEPVDMQKALMDLGVPDSVITLDYAGFRTLDSVVRSKEIFGQNSIIIVTQEFHSYRALFIAEHYDMRAVAYAAEVQPLDKSFKVLAREMLARPKAILDLYFLDISPKFLGKKETLPID; encoded by the coding sequence GTGAAAGCCTTCAAAAAAATAGCGAGAATCAGCCTGATACTTTTGGCTTGCATGCTGTCAGGTGTGGCTGTAGCTAACATGTGGGTGATACTTTCTACGGATGATCAGGTTTTTCACGAAATTGATAGCCTACCAGAAACCGATGTTGCCCTCGTGCTTGGTACCAGTAAGAGGCTGAGGGGGGGCTATGTTAATTCCTTCTTTGCTTACCGGATGGAGGCTGCGGCGAGGTTATTTAAAGAGGGTAAAGTAAGGCATTTCATATTGAGCGGCGATAATAATACCGTCTATTATAATGAGCCTGTGGATATGCAGAAAGCACTAATGGATCTCGGGGTACCTGATAGCGTCATTACCCTGGACTACGCAGGGTTCAGGACCCTGGACAGTGTGGTTCGCAGCAAAGAGATTTTCGGGCAGAATAGTATAATAATCGTGACCCAGGAGTTTCACAGCTATCGGGCATTGTTCATTGCTGAGCATTATGATATGCGGGCCGTGGCTTACGCAGCCGAAGTACAACCTCTGGACAAGAGTTTTAAAGTATTAGCAAGGGAGATGCTGGCCAGGCCAAAGGCTATCCTGGACCTTTACTTTTTAGATATTTCCCCAAAGTTTCTGGGTAAAAAAGAGACTTTACCTATTGATTAA
- a CDS encoding TrmH family RNA methyltransferase → MNQYDRQLLNYLSGYVTDNKKGLIERNLANRTRYVSLLLENIYKPHNASAILRTCDCLGIQDVHIVEEDDAYEVNPYVVRGASKWVDVYKYSTADGGSVQTVKGLKNRGYRILATSPHKEGYLPDEIPIDQPFVLALGNEHAGLSESILEMADGYVQIPQVGFTESYNISVAAAICLYGTMDRLWRSDTEWRLAEVEASVIRLDWYKKCVKNVNAHEKLFKKEYGKQQ, encoded by the coding sequence ATGAATCAGTACGACAGGCAGCTATTAAACTATCTGTCCGGTTATGTGACGGATAATAAGAAGGGGCTTATTGAAAGAAATCTTGCCAACAGAACACGATATGTGTCACTATTGCTCGAAAACATCTATAAACCTCATAATGCCAGTGCCATACTGCGTACTTGTGACTGCCTGGGCATACAGGATGTACATATTGTAGAAGAGGATGATGCCTACGAAGTAAATCCATATGTAGTCAGGGGGGCATCAAAGTGGGTGGATGTCTATAAGTATAGTACTGCCGACGGGGGTAGTGTGCAGACAGTGAAGGGCCTGAAGAATCGTGGGTACCGTATACTAGCCACTTCACCGCATAAAGAGGGGTACCTGCCGGATGAGATCCCTATTGATCAGCCTTTTGTCTTGGCTCTCGGTAATGAGCATGCCGGACTTAGTGAGAGCATTCTGGAAATGGCAGATGGATATGTACAGATACCCCAGGTAGGTTTTACCGAAAGTTACAATATATCTGTTGCTGCTGCTATTTGCCTGTATGGCACTATGGACAGGCTTTGGCGGTCTGATACGGAGTGGAGACTAGCAGAAGTAGAGGCCTCAGTGATACGGCTTGACTGGTACAAAAAATGCGTGAAAAACGTGAATGCTCACGAAAAACTATTTAAGAAGGAATACGGGAAGCAGCAGTAA